A window of Flavobacterium flavigenum contains these coding sequences:
- a CDS encoding M20/M25/M40 family metallo-hydrolase produces MKLKLLVTITVFCFTFGNAQNSQTFYKHDKYLSSDKLEGRFPGTKGNNEAAAYIKKYFKKYGLKKFDNNYYQPFKLFVKEGINKMKSDSVWTQNVVGYLEGSDEKRKNEYIVVGAHYDHWGWGGQNSGSKKKEAFAIHNGADDNASGVSALLCILEELSKAKVKPKRSIIFISFSGEEEGLLGSKYFVSHLPVQKEAVKVMLNMDMVGRLNEEKQIYMGGAGTFPDGVELMKKLGVNSNLNPVVHAGEVGGSDHVSFYKAGISAVGFHTGGHPQYHTPEDDIDLINTEGGALVTQYIYNALVAIANDPEQLYFIKQD; encoded by the coding sequence ATGAAATTAAAACTTCTTGTAACGATCACCGTTTTTTGCTTCACATTCGGGAATGCACAAAATTCGCAAACCTTTTACAAACACGACAAATACCTTTCTTCGGATAAGTTAGAAGGGCGTTTTCCGGGAACCAAAGGCAATAATGAAGCAGCTGCTTATATCAAAAAGTATTTTAAGAAATACGGTTTAAAAAAATTTGATAACAACTATTATCAGCCTTTTAAACTTTTTGTGAAGGAAGGAATAAACAAGATGAAATCAGATAGTGTTTGGACCCAAAATGTTGTAGGATATCTGGAAGGTTCTGATGAAAAACGTAAGAATGAATATATAGTAGTAGGCGCTCATTATGATCATTGGGGATGGGGCGGACAAAACTCAGGCAGTAAAAAGAAAGAAGCCTTCGCCATTCATAACGGAGCAGATGATAATGCCTCCGGAGTTTCGGCATTGCTCTGCATACTTGAGGAATTATCAAAAGCTAAAGTCAAACCCAAAAGAAGTATCATTTTTATCTCTTTTAGTGGTGAAGAGGAAGGGCTGTTAGGTTCTAAATATTTCGTATCTCATTTGCCCGTTCAAAAAGAAGCTGTCAAAGTAATGTTGAATATGGATATGGTGGGAAGGCTAAATGAAGAGAAGCAAATTTACATGGGAGGCGCCGGAACGTTTCCAGATGGAGTAGAATTGATGAAGAAATTAGGCGTAAACAGTAACCTTAATCCAGTTGTACATGCTGGTGAAGTGGGAGGATCAGATCACGTCTCATTTTATAAAGCTGGTATATCTGCTGTGGGATTCCACACCGGTGGCCACCCACAATATCATACACCCGAAGATGATATTGATTTAATAAATACTGAAGGAGGTGCTTTGGTAACTCAATATATTTATAATGCTTTAGTAGCAATTG
- a CDS encoding sialidase family protein translates to MKMPLKFNCVVLLFILTAFSCRSLQTNPKAVTITQNYITENPVTTASHASTLVEIEPNFLLAAWFGGKYEGAKDVSIYMASYKEKKWSAPKKIIEPLIKNGDILPCWNPVLFKSKAQNLYLFYKVGKNPREWFGAMIVSKDNGNTWSEAKYLPKGILGPIRNKPIETSPGVILCGSSTESIDDNKWRVFIETYTEATDSWTITDINDSKNFDIIQPTFLVHSSKKIQILSRSRHNKLISSWSEDNGKTWQKTDSINVVNSNSGIDALTLSNTSFLLVNNPLKMGKDWFNGRNVLDVEYSKDGVSWRKLFDLENQKEGEFSYPAIIQTSDKKIHVLYTYNRKFIKHTTFDLKNK, encoded by the coding sequence ATGAAAATGCCTTTAAAATTTAATTGTGTAGTGCTGTTATTCATTCTGACAGCTTTTTCCTGTAGGTCATTACAAACTAATCCAAAAGCCGTTACTATTACTCAAAATTACATTACCGAAAATCCTGTTACAACAGCGAGCCATGCCTCAACATTGGTAGAAATAGAACCTAATTTCCTTCTTGCTGCCTGGTTTGGCGGAAAATATGAAGGTGCGAAAGATGTCAGTATTTATATGGCTTCTTATAAAGAAAAAAAATGGTCAGCCCCTAAAAAAATTATTGAGCCGTTAATTAAAAATGGAGATATACTGCCTTGCTGGAATCCGGTTTTATTTAAAAGTAAGGCTCAAAATTTATATTTGTTTTATAAAGTGGGCAAAAATCCGAGGGAATGGTTTGGTGCTATGATAGTTTCTAAAGATAACGGAAACACGTGGAGCGAGGCAAAATATCTTCCAAAAGGAATATTGGGGCCAATTCGAAATAAACCAATTGAAACTTCACCCGGAGTTATTTTATGCGGAAGCAGTACCGAAAGTATCGATGATAATAAATGGCGCGTATTTATAGAAACGTACACCGAAGCAACAGACAGCTGGACAATAACGGATATTAATGACAGTAAAAATTTCGATATCATACAGCCCACTTTTTTAGTTCATTCATCTAAAAAGATTCAGATTTTATCACGAAGCAGGCACAATAAATTAATTTCAAGCTGGTCAGAAGATAATGGCAAAACCTGGCAGAAAACAGACAGTATAAACGTTGTGAATTCGAATTCGGGAATAGATGCACTAACTTTATCCAATACATCATTTTTATTGGTTAATAATCCATTAAAGATGGGTAAAGACTGGTTTAACGGAAGAAATGTCCTGGATGTAGAATATTCTAAAGATGGGGTGTCCTGGAGGAAATTATTTGATTTAGAAAATCAAAAAGAAGGCGAATTCAGTTATCCCGCCATTATCCAGACCTCAGATAAAAAGATACATGTTTTATATACGTATAATCGTAAATTTATTAAACATACAACTTTTGATTTAAAAAATAAATAA
- a CDS encoding PNGase F N-terminal domain-containing protein has translation MIKFFSTISLFFSLVLFSQTKSEVYKITYDKFENGKKTDGNTEIYVNNQIVFLSKLTDKIQQYIDLKNNYNVSTIKNGNTVFKKITPFDSLPVPKKENDTRVILGYDCKHVSFSYFSNRIDVWFTEKAAAKGTPNSNYLPDKNALVLQMVYNGNQTLTANAITKVKNYQPLVNYDDKTIVVDKSEFEEIIINSRYTKLHVFENENINYDPKSVIPNEKDLIADKVFHFSKGSVVLKKIKITPELRNSSSIFAKLTCKSNGDAYDRTGSVFIIPKNNENTTTLLDAYLNGLDKLPVYTDNQKNKYQGIKKEDGYLPAIEIMRFFTPFGVNYFNEKRKINNYNWAKEVVYKEEVTSLIPIDEDEIWMGVFIGNYDAGGHTISLELDIYPSMNNKVSKPAKKKYIEPLFSTVNTMEMSGQNYGGLFANDTLKVNFEIKDEVENLQLLYTTTGHGGWENGDEFVPRMNKILVDGQEVFKVIPWRTDCATYRLSNPASGNFPDGLSSSDLSRSNWCPGTLTPPYIIPMGLPKGNHVIEVVIEQGPNEGPSTNHWNISGVLVGELKN, from the coding sequence ATGATAAAATTTTTTAGTACCATATCGTTGTTTTTTTCTTTAGTACTCTTTTCACAAACAAAATCAGAGGTATATAAAATTACGTATGATAAATTTGAAAACGGAAAAAAAACAGACGGGAATACCGAAATCTATGTAAACAATCAAATCGTTTTTTTATCAAAACTTACTGATAAAATACAGCAATACATTGATTTAAAAAACAATTATAACGTTAGCACCATTAAGAATGGAAATACTGTTTTCAAAAAAATAACTCCATTTGACAGTCTGCCTGTTCCTAAAAAAGAAAATGATACCCGTGTGATACTGGGATATGATTGTAAGCATGTTTCTTTTTCTTATTTTTCAAATAGAATTGATGTCTGGTTTACTGAAAAAGCTGCTGCAAAGGGAACTCCTAACAGTAATTATTTGCCTGATAAAAATGCACTTGTACTCCAAATGGTTTACAATGGCAATCAGACCCTGACAGCCAATGCTATCACTAAAGTTAAAAATTATCAGCCGCTTGTTAATTATGATGATAAGACAATAGTGGTAGATAAGTCAGAATTTGAAGAAATTATCATTAACTCCAGGTATACTAAATTACATGTTTTTGAGAATGAAAACATAAATTATGACCCTAAGTCAGTAATTCCAAATGAAAAAGACCTTATTGCAGACAAGGTTTTTCATTTTTCTAAAGGAAGTGTGGTTTTGAAAAAGATAAAAATTACTCCGGAACTTAGAAACAGCAGTTCGATTTTTGCAAAATTAACCTGTAAGTCTAATGGGGATGCGTATGACAGGACTGGTTCAGTATTCATTATTCCAAAAAATAATGAAAACACAACTACATTATTAGATGCTTATTTAAATGGCTTAGACAAATTACCAGTTTATACAGACAATCAAAAAAACAAATATCAGGGTATTAAAAAAGAAGATGGCTATTTGCCGGCAATTGAAATAATGAGATTTTTTACGCCATTTGGAGTTAATTACTTTAATGAAAAACGAAAAATAAATAATTACAACTGGGCAAAAGAAGTTGTTTATAAAGAAGAAGTCACATCTCTTATTCCTATTGATGAAGATGAAATCTGGATGGGTGTTTTTATAGGCAATTATGATGCCGGAGGCCATACAATAAGTCTTGAGTTAGATATTTATCCATCGATGAACAATAAAGTAAGCAAACCGGCTAAGAAAAAGTATATAGAGCCTTTATTTTCGACAGTTAACACTATGGAAATGTCGGGTCAAAATTATGGAGGTCTTTTTGCTAATGATACTTTAAAAGTAAATTTTGAAATTAAGGATGAGGTAGAAAACTTACAACTTTTGTATACCACAACAGGTCATGGTGGCTGGGAAAATGGAGATGAGTTTGTACCAAGAATGAACAAAATATTGGTTGATGGTCAGGAAGTTTTTAAAGTTATCCCCTGGCGAACTGATTGTGCAACATACCGATTGTCTAATCCTGCTTCAGGAAATTTCCCTGATGGTTTATCTTCCAGTGATTTAAGCCGTTCAAATTGGTGTCCGGGAACATTAACACCTCCTTATATTATTCCGATGGGGCTTCCTAAAGGCAATCATGTAATAGAAGTAGTTATAGAACAAGGTCCAAATGAAGGTCCCAGCACAAACCATTGGAATATTTCTGGTGTTTTGGTGGGTGAATTGAAAAATTAA
- a CDS encoding SusD/RagB family nutrient-binding outer membrane lipoprotein, giving the protein MKKLLYISLTTAAVFFSSCSKDDFADAYPNPSTVETTNVSKQFAGFMKINYEDVIPSYWNYYTVLKSTSLSYTQAHGFVNSSGRYVSGAAPTNRWDRFYKFIVQYRELEKVMAALPAAKQAENRIYTITSTIYLYDHTQKMIDNFGDIPFSKSGFISVVGTNYAAALAKYDNQTELYTMMLDQLKAFSAELNSITLSSDVELDFKNQDLINKGDLVSWKNYCNSLRLRMLNRVSAVPAFATRANTEMAEIIASGQIVDENIENIAFRVYTQDSDLDTSGFINALEDDLNNLAPKPMIDHMNANNDPRKPWLFEKGSRVVNNVTIVAPTYEGLDPTLASGAQTQLITDGKIAVYNRSVLSRNKWLPGTLINAPEINLILAEYYSRNGNAATAETHFKKAIRQSVEYYVRLGDKADVLNWKPTVEPTSAEIEDYITAINFAGATTPAAQLELIAFQKYIHYNIMQADESWAEQRRLKLPALPFREDETSSIRKTPPTRWTYPTSESVYNPDNYNAVKANDNLSTKIFWDVK; this is encoded by the coding sequence ATGAAAAAATTATTATATATATCGCTAACAACTGCAGCTGTCTTTTTTAGCTCTTGTTCAAAAGATGATTTTGCAGATGCGTATCCAAATCCGTCTACGGTTGAAACAACTAATGTATCCAAACAGTTTGCCGGATTTATGAAAATTAATTATGAGGATGTAATTCCTTCTTATTGGAATTATTATACGGTTCTAAAATCTACTTCTCTTAGCTACACGCAGGCGCATGGGTTTGTAAACTCATCAGGACGTTATGTTTCAGGTGCTGCACCAACTAATAGATGGGATCGTTTTTATAAATTCATTGTGCAATATAGAGAACTGGAAAAAGTAATGGCTGCTTTGCCAGCTGCTAAACAGGCTGAAAACAGAATTTATACCATTACTTCAACGATTTATTTATACGATCATACTCAAAAAATGATTGATAATTTTGGAGATATTCCTTTCTCTAAATCCGGTTTTATTAGTGTTGTTGGAACTAATTATGCAGCTGCATTAGCTAAGTATGATAATCAAACAGAATTATATACTATGATGCTGGATCAATTGAAAGCCTTTTCTGCTGAATTGAATTCAATCACTTTGTCTTCTGATGTGGAACTAGATTTCAAAAATCAGGATCTGATCAATAAAGGAGATTTGGTAAGCTGGAAAAACTACTGTAATTCTTTACGTCTAAGAATGTTGAACAGAGTTTCGGCAGTTCCGGCTTTTGCAACACGAGCAAATACTGAAATGGCTGAAATCATTGCAAGCGGACAAATTGTAGATGAAAATATTGAAAATATTGCTTTCAGGGTTTATACTCAGGATAGTGATTTAGATACTTCAGGTTTTATTAATGCTTTAGAAGATGATTTAAATAATCTTGCTCCAAAACCAATGATTGATCACATGAATGCAAATAATGATCCTCGTAAACCCTGGTTGTTTGAAAAAGGATCACGTGTAGTAAACAATGTGACGATAGTTGCTCCAACTTATGAAGGACTGGATCCTACATTGGCATCGGGTGCTCAGACACAACTAATAACTGATGGTAAGATTGCTGTATACAATCGTTCCGTTCTAAGCAGAAATAAATGGTTGCCGGGCACGTTAATAAATGCCCCTGAAATAAACCTGATTCTTGCAGAATACTATTCAAGAAATGGAAACGCTGCAACAGCTGAAACGCATTTCAAAAAAGCCATCAGACAATCTGTAGAGTATTATGTAAGATTAGGAGATAAAGCAGATGTCCTGAACTGGAAACCAACTGTAGAGCCAACATCGGCTGAAATTGAGGACTATATTACGGCTATAAATTTTGCCGGAGCTACAACACCAGCAGCTCAATTGGAATTAATTGCTTTTCAAAAGTACATTCATTACAACATCATGCAGGCTGATGAATCCTGGGCTGAACAAAGAAGATTAAAACTTCCGGCATTACCATTCCGTGAAGATGAAACAAGCAGTATCAGAAAAACACCTCCAACACGCTGGACATATCCAACTTCGGAGAGTGTTTATAATCCGGATAATTATAATGCTGTTAAAGCAAATGATAATCTAAGTACCAAAATATTCTGGGATGTAAAGTAA